ATCTAGCAATGCCGTTTCAGCGATATTTGCAGCAATAGTTATACATAAAGTATCTTTAGGCCAAATTGCGCTTTGTTTTAAACCAAAATCGTTGTAACAATTTGTATGGCTATTTATATATAAATTAGCCGCTTTGACTTCACCAGTCTGAATTAGCGGATACTGCCCATCTTCAAAAAGCTGAAGGTCATTCCTTGGTCTATGCCTAGATTTACCGCGCTTAAATGTGCCCAACTCAGATAACTGTTTATCTTGCCAGTCTTGATTGTAATCAGTCGAATTAAAAATCATACTTTAGACTCTTCAATTGTTTTTTTATTTCGATTTCAAACTCGCTACTCTCTTTGAACAAGTCGTCTAAATTAGATTCAAAATTGTGTACTACTTTGTCGAACTCTTCCTGTGAAATATCGCTATACTCGATTTTTACATCAAAATATTGACCTGCACTTAAGCTAAGATTCATTTCTTTGATTCGGTCATAATTTACAACCACCGATAGATCTTCAATTGCTTTTTTCTCATTGAAAGCTTCAACAATTAGCTTTTCTTCATTCTCAGTAAGTAATGTTTTTTGATTTTTTCCATCCTTTACTTTTATTCCTAATTTTGAGGCGTCAACCAGAACTACCTTGTCTGATTGGGTAGAGTCTAAAAATAAAATCGAAACATTTGTTCCTGTAGTTGCAAATATATTGGCAGGCATTGATACAACCCCCGACAACATTTTGTCTTTAACTAGCTTACTAAGTATTTTTTTATCTACCCCAGACTTTGCTGTAATAAACCCTGTCGGCACGACTACTGCTGCCTTTCCTCCTGATTTCAGTGATGTAAGAATATGCTGTAAAAATAAAGTGTAGATCTTCATTTTATCTTTATCTTTTTTCGGCACTGTAGGAACACCAGCAAAAAAGCGATTTTTGTTTACTTTGCTATCCAATTCATCACGAATGTCACTAAAGTCTAATTTGAAAGGTGGATTCGAAACTATGTAATCGAATTTCTTAAGGTCTTGACCATCTTTGTGATGAGGGTGTCGCAAAGTATCACCTTCAATTACATTTGGTATTGAATGAACAAGATTATTTAAAATCAAATTCAAACGAAGAAGGTTTGATGATTTCTTTGAAATATCCTGAGTGTAAATACTACAGCGGCTTTCACCTATTGCGTGTGCAACATTCATCAATAGGGTGCCAGAACCAGCCGATGGGTCGTAGCAACTCACATTACGAATTTCGCCTCTTTCCACTTCAGGCACAAGAATATCTGCCATAATTCGTGCTACAGCATGTGGTGTATAATATTCTGCATATTTACCGCCAGAATTGCTGTTGTAGTCTTTTACTAAGTACTCAAAAATAGTGGCGTAGAAATCAAATTTTTGTGTGAAAATTCTTTCGAAACTAAACTCAATCAATTTGTTGATTATCGCTTTACAGAATTGATCGCGTTTCGAAACAGTGACGTTTTCACTAATACGAGTGAATAACTGTACTTTCTCACCAGAGTCGGTCATTACAGCAAATACATCGTTATTGTTAATCGCGATATCCATTAGAGTATCGTCAAATAACTGAGCAAAATCTGACTCATTTTGTTTACTAAACAAGTAGCTGATGAAATGGTGCGGTTTTAATCTCGCTGTATCAGCGCCCATTTGTAATTGCAGCATTTCTAAATCGCCTTCTGACATTGCGCTCAGTGCATCTTCCCACTTTTCCGCAGTTGCAATGTTGTCATCGATTTTTTTTGCTTCAAAAGCAAACTTGTCGTTTAAAAACTTATATAAAAATACTTGAGTGATGATTTCGAATTCACCTGTGCTATTACCAAGCCCATTGGTCGCACAGATAGCTTTTAAACTATCAATTAAGTCTTTTGTTTTTTGTTGAAATTCTATTTCTACCACTTTTCATTCCTAACAATATTTGAGCACTACCAAGCTTGGCTGCCCGTATTAAATTCTTTTAAATATTCAGCGACTACTAAATGGTTAATGTATTTAGATGCGTCTGCATTCAGTTTAATTTGCTGCTCTTTCATAAAGCGCCCAATAACAAGGGGCATCATTTGTCGTTCAAAGTAGCTTTCGTTATCGAGTATTTGAGTGTTATTGAGCACCTGCTCGTCAGCATCCTCTTTGACACCTATTAAAGCTTCAAATATTTTCCTTTCAGAATCGCTGATATCGCTTTGAGCTGAATGTCGTTCCTGAAGCCTTTTATGGATACGTGTATATTTAGCATCACCAAGGTACTTTTGACGAAGCTGATTATTTTGTCGATTCAGCTCTTTAACTTGGTCGTGAATTTTGTTTAGCGTATCAATATTCGCAACCATTTCTTCTTGCGTAACTTCGCTAAGGTTTTTCTTTTTAAACAAGCGCTCTAGCTCTTCTTTTAGCGTAATGAACTTAGGATCTTGTTGATCAATATTGTTTGCCAACGCTTCGCGTGTTTGACGAAGTGTGTTCTTAAGCTTATCTGCAAGAACTAGCTCTTCTTCACCGATTTTGACGAACTTAAAAATGACATCTTCTAATGCTCTATTTAGCAGGTTACTAGTGTCTTGCCCGCTTTCCAGATCTTTCTTTAAGTTCAATAAATCTAAGTGATTGCTTGTTTCCCGGTAAAGAACATTTAACTTGGCAAAGTCTAATTGATCCAAGAAATCATACTCACCTTGTAAGCGGATTAGATTATACAAGCTTCTCGCGTCTGCGAGTGCTTTTTTAAGTGCTAATACTGTTTCTCTGTCTTGGATTTGGCTGATTTGATCAGAAAACGTTTCCATGTTGTCTGTGTCAAAACGGAAAAGTACATCCTTGATATGCTCGATTTCTTCTTTGATCTCATCTTGAGACTTAAATAGGTGAGAATAGTGCTCCATTTCATCACCCAGTTCCGACTGCAATTCATCAAAGTAAGCTTTATTTGTTGCATCAAATTCCTTGCGAATGTCGGCAAAATCGACAACATAACCATAACGGAAATCTTTATATGTTCTATTAACCCTAGTTAGCGCTTGAAGTAGGTTATGCTTACGAATAACTCTACCCAAATATAGTTTTTTCAAGCGCTTGGCATCAAAGCCAGTGAGCAGCATGTTGTAGACAAATAAGAAGTCTATCTTGCCTGCTTTAAAATCATCTACCCAATCTTTACGCTCTTCTTTAGTACCAATGTCATGTAGAATCAGAGCAGCGTTTTTAACTTTTTGCTCTTTCTTAACGTTTTCAATGTAGCTATTGGGGGCTGGTTCAGCTATTTGAGAGGCTTCCAGCTCAGCCTTCTTATTAGTCGAGCTTTCTGCATATACAGCATTGAAAATCTCAAACATCTGCTTAGCTTGGTCGGAGCTATCGCAAATTACCATGCCACCAATGGTGTTATCGTCCAACGTGCCTCTACTTTTCTCAAAGTCGTTAATAATGTAATCCAGCATAGGCTCTACAAACTTAGGTTTGGCATATGCTTCTTTTCTATCAAAGCCACCTTGTTGTAGCTCAACTTCTTCGAGAGCTTTTTGCAAATCAAGCTTATATTGAGTAGATATCTCTTCTCGAATTAAACGTAAGGTATACCCGTCAGCAATAGAGGCGTTGTAATAATACTTATGTATGTAATCACCAAATAAAGCTCGCGAATTGTAGTCATCACCAAGTAATGGAGTGCCTGTTAAACCAATTTTTATTGAGTTTTTATCTGACTGACTAAGGTTTGCTAAAAAGCTACCTTTTGGGTTGTAACTCCTATGTACTTCATCTAAGAAATAAACGCGTTGAATGGCTACGTTGTAATCTTTTGTTGAAACAACATCAGGGTCATCTTGGAATTTTTGAATGTTAACTACAGTTATTTCTGGCTTACCAGAATTGTTATGTATGACTTTGGTGGCTTTGATATCACGTGCGAATGCATCACGTGAATTTATCGTATGTACAACTAAGCCACGAGCAGTAAACTCTCTCTGCGCCTGCTGAAGTAAATCGAGCCTATCAACAATAAAGTAAAACTTAGGAATGACTTGCTGTTGTTGGAAGTAATCTGTTAAGAATCTGACATTATAAAATGTTAGAGCAGTTTTACCGCTGCCTTGCGTGTGCCAAATGATACCTTTCTTGATCCCATCATCTAATTTGCGCTCAATGGCTTTTGTGGCAAACATTTGTGGGTAGCGCATTATATGCTTCTGTAAGCCATCTTCCTCTGCAACGTATGCAAGCGCATAACGCAATATAAACGCTAGCCTTTCTCTACTAAGAAGAGAGGTACATATTCTATTAGTAGGTCTGCTAGGTTCTTTATTGGTTTGGAATTCAGGGTTACTGCGAATAACCTCTTTATTATTGTCTTTTAGGACAAACAATTCTTCAGAGTCGCTAACTTGCTTTAACAACCTTGTAAGATCTAATTCTTCTTCTTCACGGAAATAGTTAAAAACTGGTTTATGGTAAGAGCTACTAGCATAGAATGCACCCTGAACTGGCTCTGGATCATTCTCGTCATATTCCATGTTATTAGAAAACAACATGAACTGCGTTATATTAGCGAATCGCCTGAATTTGGGGTTCTGAAAGCGCTTATTCATGCGATCACGCTCAGCAAGAATACCTTCTCGGTTGTTTGGCTTTTTCACTTCAATAAATACTAACGGCAATCCATTTATTAGCAGTGTTATGTCTGGCCTGAATTCTTCATCACCATTTTGACATGTAAGCTCTGTAACGACATGAAAGCTATTGTTATTAAAATTCTCAAAGTCGATTAGTTTGATATTTGATCTATCAGTAAGGCGATTAAAGAACGCTCTTCCTAGATCTTCATTATCAAGTGTTAGTTTGATTTCTTCGAAAAGCCTAGCAACATCAGCCTCTTCAATGCCGGGGTTGATTTTTGTAATAGCGGAACTAAAAAGTGATGGGAAAATATTTGTATCTAGATCCCATGTATGGTCTTTGAGTGAAAGGTATTTATAACCTAACCTCATTAAATGAAGAATGGCTGGAATTTTTACTCGTGTATCTTCGTTATGTGGTTGCATACTAATCCTTGTTATTTTTTTGTTCTTCAATCCACTTTTCTAAATCAACCCGCTTGAAGCGCCATGATCCACCCACTTTAAAACCGGGAAGCTTTCCTTCACTTGCAAGCCGATAAGCTGTTTTTTCATTCAACTTGAGATATGTAGCTATCTCTTGAATAGTAAGTATTTCGTCTGTCATTGGACTATCTCAAAAATGAACTTAGTTACAATATGAGAAAATTGCGGAAATAACAAGAAATCCATTGAGTCAGAGCACCGCGTATGACTTATCCCAATGCTTAAAAATTTTGTAACTTTTTAGACCAAGTTATTATGGAGCTAAC
The Pseudoalteromonas phenolica genome window above contains:
- a CDS encoding type I restriction endonuclease subunit R, with product MQPHNEDTRVKIPAILHLMRLGYKYLSLKDHTWDLDTNIFPSLFSSAITKINPGIEEADVARLFEEIKLTLDNEDLGRAFFNRLTDRSNIKLIDFENFNNNSFHVVTELTCQNGDEEFRPDITLLINGLPLVFIEVKKPNNREGILAERDRMNKRFQNPKFRRFANITQFMLFSNNMEYDENDPEPVQGAFYASSSYHKPVFNYFREEEELDLTRLLKQVSDSEELFVLKDNNKEVIRSNPEFQTNKEPSRPTNRICTSLLSRERLAFILRYALAYVAEEDGLQKHIMRYPQMFATKAIERKLDDGIKKGIIWHTQGSGKTALTFYNVRFLTDYFQQQQVIPKFYFIVDRLDLLQQAQREFTARGLVVHTINSRDAFARDIKATKVIHNNSGKPEITVVNIQKFQDDPDVVSTKDYNVAIQRVYFLDEVHRSYNPKGSFLANLSQSDKNSIKIGLTGTPLLGDDYNSRALFGDYIHKYYYNASIADGYTLRLIREEISTQYKLDLQKALEEVELQQGGFDRKEAYAKPKFVEPMLDYIINDFEKSRGTLDDNTIGGMVICDSSDQAKQMFEIFNAVYAESSTNKKAELEASQIAEPAPNSYIENVKKEQKVKNAALILHDIGTKEERKDWVDDFKAGKIDFLFVYNMLLTGFDAKRLKKLYLGRVIRKHNLLQALTRVNRTYKDFRYGYVVDFADIRKEFDATNKAYFDELQSELGDEMEHYSHLFKSQDEIKEEIEHIKDVLFRFDTDNMETFSDQISQIQDRETVLALKKALADARSLYNLIRLQGEYDFLDQLDFAKLNVLYRETSNHLDLLNLKKDLESGQDTSNLLNRALEDVIFKFVKIGEEELVLADKLKNTLRQTREALANNIDQQDPKFITLKEELERLFKKKNLSEVTQEEMVANIDTLNKIHDQVKELNRQNNQLRQKYLGDAKYTRIHKRLQERHSAQSDISDSERKIFEALIGVKEDADEQVLNNTQILDNESYFERQMMPLVIGRFMKEQQIKLNADASKYINHLVVAEYLKEFNTGSQAW
- the mads1 gene encoding methylation-associated defense system helix-turn-helix domain-containing protein MAD1, yielding MTDEILTIQEIATYLKLNEKTAYRLASEGKLPGFKVGGSWRFKRVDLEKWIEEQKNNKD
- a CDS encoding HsdM family class I SAM-dependent methyltransferase, with translation MVEIEFQQKTKDLIDSLKAICATNGLGNSTGEFEIITQVFLYKFLNDKFAFEAKKIDDNIATAEKWEDALSAMSEGDLEMLQLQMGADTARLKPHHFISYLFSKQNESDFAQLFDDTLMDIAINNNDVFAVMTDSGEKVQLFTRISENVTVSKRDQFCKAIINKLIEFSFERIFTQKFDFYATIFEYLVKDYNSNSGGKYAEYYTPHAVARIMADILVPEVERGEIRNVSCYDPSAGSGTLLMNVAHAIGESRCSIYTQDISKKSSNLLRLNLILNNLVHSIPNVIEGDTLRHPHHKDGQDLKKFDYIVSNPPFKLDFSDIRDELDSKVNKNRFFAGVPTVPKKDKDKMKIYTLFLQHILTSLKSGGKAAVVVPTGFITAKSGVDKKILSKLVKDKMLSGVVSMPANIFATTGTNVSILFLDSTQSDKVVLVDASKLGIKVKDGKNQKTLLTENEEKLIVEAFNEKKAIEDLSVVVNYDRIKEMNLSLSAGQYFDVKIEYSDISQEEFDKVVHNFESNLDDLFKESSEFEIEIKKQLKSLKYDF